A window of the Deinococcus aerius genome harbors these coding sequences:
- a CDS encoding serine/threonine-protein kinase: protein MTADRSIPGYKLLHLLGRGHTSLVHLAQDARGQQVALKIPLEETLRAQEAAERFGNEVRLTLQFRHPHVVQGYAGTPFGPKAFVAVRYYPEGTLCDLLAARAGERLPLEEALRLLADVASGLTYLHRLGAVHQDVKTQNVYVDGGRAALGDLGSAYLTAQGGQSSGSPYYMAPEIYRGESSSAASDVYSLGVLAYELLGGQRPHQGDTYEDLMAAHLTRFAPPLLRLNPAVPRVVARLVELALAKRPQDRPKADALRRTFLAVLGEVPEDEGPEEDACPGGAAPAPRQVGRHGQSAPAPCSPETSPTGEKVGSRWNPFRRRKSS, encoded by the coding sequence ATGACTGCTGACCGCTCCATCCCCGGTTACAAACTCCTCCACCTGCTGGGGCGAGGCCACACCTCGCTCGTGCATCTCGCGCAGGACGCGCGGGGGCAGCAGGTCGCCCTGAAAATCCCGCTGGAGGAGACGCTGCGCGCGCAGGAGGCCGCCGAGCGGTTCGGCAACGAGGTCCGGCTAACCCTCCAGTTCCGTCACCCCCATGTGGTGCAGGGGTACGCGGGCACCCCTTTCGGCCCGAAGGCCTTCGTGGCCGTGCGCTACTACCCCGAGGGCACCCTCTGCGACCTGCTGGCGGCCCGGGCGGGCGAGCGGCTGCCGCTGGAAGAAGCCCTGCGGCTGCTGGCGGACGTGGCCTCGGGGCTCACCTACCTGCACCGCCTGGGCGCCGTCCACCAGGACGTGAAGACGCAGAACGTGTACGTGGACGGCGGCCGCGCCGCGCTGGGGGACCTGGGCAGCGCGTACCTGACGGCGCAGGGGGGGCAGTCCAGCGGGAGCCCCTACTACATGGCCCCCGAAATCTACCGGGGCGAGAGCAGCAGCGCCGCCAGCGACGTGTACAGCCTCGGGGTGCTGGCCTATGAACTCCTCGGCGGTCAGCGGCCCCACCAGGGCGACACCTACGAGGACCTCATGGCCGCGCACCTGACGCGCTTCGCCCCGCCCCTGCTGCGCCTCAACCCTGCCGTGCCGCGCGTGGTCGCCCGGCTGGTGGAACTCGCCCTCGCCAAGCGCCCGCAGGACCGGCCCAAGGCGGACGCCCTGCGGCGCACGTTCCTGGCCGTACTGGGAGAAGTGCCCGAGGACGAGGGACCCGAGGAGGATGCCTGCCCCGGGGGAGCGGCCCCCGCACCCAGGCAGGTGGGCCGCCACGGGCAGTCGGCGCCAGCCCCATGTTCCCCCGAGACTTCCCCCACCGGGGAAAAGGTCGGCTCCCGCTGGAATCCCTTCAGGCGCCGGAAGTCGTCCTGA
- a CDS encoding single-stranded DNA-binding protein has product MARGMNHVYLIGALARDPELRYTPSGVAVFEATVAGEDHLIGNDGRERKLPWYHRVSILGKPAEWQAEKGLKSGDPVMVEGSLDYSQWEAPEGGKRSMVKVKALRIEQLGYTPDLVQDAGGGVRMGSGMNEVIVIGNVTRDPELRYTPAGDAVLGLGLAVNETWNDRAGQKQEKTHWIDVTLWRDLAESMKDLKKGDPVLVQGRLVNEAWTDRDGNKRNSTKVEAARVEALSRGAGMTGSPAATPAGPRTQTARVEARPQQSGGYGASRAQAPARAATTGTRSGGLDIDQGLDDFPPEEEDLPF; this is encoded by the coding sequence ATGGCCCGAGGCATGAACCACGTTTACCTGATCGGCGCCCTCGCCCGCGATCCCGAACTCCGTTACACGCCCAGCGGCGTGGCCGTCTTCGAGGCCACTGTTGCGGGTGAAGACCACCTGATCGGGAACGACGGCCGCGAGCGCAAGCTCCCCTGGTACCACCGCGTCTCCATCCTGGGCAAACCCGCCGAGTGGCAGGCCGAGAAGGGCCTGAAGTCCGGCGACCCCGTGATGGTGGAAGGCAGCCTGGATTACAGCCAGTGGGAAGCGCCCGAGGGCGGCAAGCGCAGCATGGTCAAGGTGAAGGCGCTGCGCATCGAGCAGCTCGGCTACACCCCTGACCTCGTGCAGGACGCCGGAGGCGGCGTTCGCATGGGCAGCGGCATGAACGAAGTGATCGTCATCGGGAACGTGACCCGCGACCCCGAACTGCGCTACACCCCCGCCGGAGACGCCGTGCTCGGGCTCGGCCTGGCCGTGAACGAGACCTGGAACGACCGCGCTGGGCAGAAGCAGGAAAAGACGCACTGGATCGACGTGACGCTGTGGCGCGACCTCGCCGAGAGCATGAAGGACCTGAAGAAGGGCGATCCCGTCCTGGTGCAGGGCCGACTGGTGAACGAGGCGTGGACCGACCGTGACGGCAACAAGCGCAACAGCACCAAAGTAGAGGCGGCGCGAGTCGAAGCCCTGTCCCGAGGCGCGGGCATGACCGGCAGTCCCGCAGCCACCCCCGCCGGACCTCGCACGCAGACCGCGAGAGTCGAGGCGCGCCCCCAGCAGAGCGGCGGTTACGGCGCCAGCCGTGCCCAGGCGCCTGCGCGGGCGGCGACCACGGGGACCCGTTCGGGCGGCTTGGATATTGATCAAGGTCTCGACGATTTCCCGCCGGAAGAAGAAGACCTGCCCTTTTAA
- a CDS encoding GNAT family N-acetyltransferase: MTPRIRPYRDEDAPAWAALVTAVTGHPLTAEGVRAEDARRDPTHFSRRWVAQEAGEVWGGALLHFFPFDPPGFLHARLFVLPEARGWGVGRALWEGVEQTVREAGASGLVADVDDTDAPSRAWAERRGFHEHAHRFASELDLATFDETPHLDALARAEAQGVTFTDLSGADGATLERYLNFAADRLTETPDLAGLPRWSLGQVRGILHLDHDPRPDWLILAAGPDGEWLGTTAMVQHRDLAYNELTATHPRARGRGLALPLKLHAIRRAREAGLTVMRTNNHSSNAPMLAVNRRLGFEPRPGRYELHLPLRTTSGA, encoded by the coding sequence ATGACGCCCCGGATTCGCCCCTACCGGGATGAGGACGCACCGGCCTGGGCCGCCCTGGTCACGGCCGTCACGGGTCATCCCCTCACCGCCGAAGGCGTGCGGGCCGAGGACGCCCGCCGAGACCCCACGCACTTCAGCCGCCGCTGGGTGGCGCAGGAGGCTGGAGAGGTGTGGGGCGGGGCTCTGCTGCACTTCTTTCCCTTCGACCCGCCGGGGTTTCTGCACGCCCGCCTCTTCGTTCTGCCGGAGGCGCGGGGCTGGGGTGTAGGCCGGGCCCTGTGGGAGGGCGTGGAGCAGACTGTTCGGGAAGCGGGCGCCTCTGGCCTCGTCGCCGATGTGGATGATACGGACGCCCCCAGCCGGGCCTGGGCCGAACGCCGGGGCTTTCACGAACACGCGCACCGCTTCGCCTCGGAACTTGACCTCGCCACCTTCGACGAGACGCCGCACCTGGACGCCCTCGCGCGGGCAGAGGCGCAGGGCGTGACCTTCACGGACCTGAGCGGGGCAGACGGGGCGACACTCGAGCGTTACCTGAACTTCGCCGCGGACCGGTTGACCGAGACGCCCGACCTGGCCGGCCTTCCGCGGTGGTCCCTGGGCCAGGTGCGCGGGATTCTGCACCTCGACCATGACCCGCGCCCCGACTGGCTCATCCTCGCCGCGGGACCGGACGGGGAGTGGCTGGGCACAACGGCGATGGTCCAGCACCGGGACCTGGCCTACAACGAACTCACCGCGACCCACCCGCGGGCACGCGGGCGCGGCCTCGCGCTGCCCCTCAAGCTGCACGCGATCCGCCGGGCGCGGGAGGCCGGGCTGACCGTCATGCGGACGAACAACCACAGCTCCAACGCGCCCATGCTCGCCGTGAACCGCCGCCTGGGATTCGAGCCCCGGCCCGGACGCTACGAGCTGCACCTGCCGCTCAGGACGACTTCCGGCGCCTGA
- the rpsF gene encoding 30S ribosomal protein S6, whose translation MNQYDLNLILNPNLSAEQLQIEKDYIDTTLRNAGAEVTNLDDVGNRRLAYAVGKDREGYYLMYTIRAGGNPEKDIAATLRLRDNVRRILVVKDRPEWKTKKA comes from the coding sequence ATGAACCAGTACGACCTGAACCTGATCCTGAACCCCAACCTGAGCGCCGAGCAGCTCCAGATCGAGAAGGACTACATCGACACGACGCTGCGCAACGCCGGGGCCGAGGTGACCAACCTGGACGATGTGGGCAACCGCCGCCTGGCGTACGCCGTCGGCAAGGACCGCGAGGGCTACTACCTGATGTACACCATCCGGGCCGGGGGCAACCCCGAGAAGGACATCGCGGCGACCCTGAGGTTGCGCGACAACGTGCGCCGCATCCTGGTGGTCAAGGACCGCCCGGAGTGGAAGACCAAGAAGGCCTGA
- a CDS encoding dienelactone hydrolase family protein — protein sequence MKGTDVTVTSGGRAYKSYLAAPASATRKPAVILLHSFRGLEQGYRDLVDEMAAAGFVTLALGWQTFEQEPSDVTVKTLVEDGLKYLAARNDVNINAVGLTGFCAGGRYTMLLLPQMKGFKAGVAWYGFPDQGGTAAKPQAPSAFINQLTALMLIIHGTRDQPSPIATIYAYAGKLDAANKKFKLSVYQGEPHSFLLQNSRIADTFASRDARRDMLNYFREYLR from the coding sequence GTGAAGGGAACTGACGTGACCGTGACGAGTGGTGGGAGGGCCTACAAGAGCTATCTCGCCGCGCCCGCCTCGGCCACGCGCAAGCCCGCCGTCATCCTGCTGCACTCCTTCCGGGGGCTGGAGCAGGGCTACCGCGACCTGGTGGACGAGATGGCGGCGGCGGGCTTCGTGACGCTCGCGCTGGGCTGGCAAACCTTCGAGCAGGAGCCCAGCGACGTGACGGTGAAGACGCTCGTGGAGGACGGCCTGAAGTACCTCGCGGCGCGCAACGACGTGAACATCAATGCCGTCGGCCTGACAGGTTTCTGCGCGGGTGGGCGCTACACCATGCTGCTGCTCCCGCAGATGAAGGGGTTCAAGGCGGGCGTGGCGTGGTACGGCTTCCCGGATCAGGGCGGGACGGCGGCCAAACCGCAGGCTCCGAGTGCCTTTATCAACCAATTGACGGCGCTCATGCTGATCATCCACGGGACGCGGGATCAGCCCAGCCCCATCGCCACCATCTACGCCTACGCGGGAAAGCTGGACGCCGCGAACAAGAAGTTCAAGCTCAGCGTGTATCAGGGCGAGCCCCACAGTTTTCTGCTTCAGAACAGCCGGATTGCCGACACCTTCGCCAGCCGCGACGCCCGGCGCGACATGTTGAACTACTTCCGCGAGTACCTGCGCTGA
- the rpsR gene encoding 30S ribosomal protein S18 yields the protein MTQSSNAERKPRGKGPKRPRKPKVDPFSIGELEITDYKDVKMLRRFVSDTGKILPRRRTGLSAKHQRRISQTIKIARQLALLPYTEKLVRK from the coding sequence ATGACGCAGAGCAGCAATGCGGAGCGCAAGCCCCGCGGCAAGGGGCCCAAGCGCCCCCGCAAGCCGAAGGTCGATCCGTTCTCCATCGGGGAACTGGAGATCACCGACTACAAAGACGTGAAGATGCTTCGCCGGTTCGTTTCGGACACCGGCAAGATCCTCCCCCGCCGCCGCACCGGCCTCTCGGCCAAGCACCAGCGCCGTATCTCGCAGACGATCAAGATCGCCCGCCAGCTCGCGCTGCTGCCCTACACCGAGAAGCTGGTCCGCAAGTAA
- a CDS encoding DinB family protein, whose product MTEQVEQNWLEGILDILKEAVEGGTPGQGTAFLDGTGADGSGNHGLLATLEALSAEQASRDVNGSTIAGHAAHTAFHMEVIVRWERDGDRGPFDWKGSFQPAQVSGEEWQAVRARVRRAYEELVAFARTRADLPANGDATGGLTGGVAHVAYHLGAIRQMVKAVEGAA is encoded by the coding sequence ATGACCGAACAGGTGGAACAAAACTGGTTAGAGGGCATCCTCGACATCCTGAAAGAGGCGGTGGAGGGGGGCACGCCCGGCCAGGGGACCGCTTTTCTGGACGGCACGGGGGCCGATGGCAGCGGCAATCACGGCCTGCTCGCCACCCTGGAGGCGCTGAGCGCCGAGCAGGCCAGCCGGGACGTAAACGGCTCGACGATTGCCGGACACGCGGCGCATACCGCCTTCCACATGGAGGTCATCGTGCGCTGGGAACGCGACGGCGACCGGGGCCCCTTCGACTGGAAGGGCAGTTTCCAGCCCGCGCAGGTGAGCGGGGAAGAATGGCAGGCGGTGCGGGCGCGGGTCCGTCGGGCCTACGAGGAACTGGTGGCGTTTGCCCGCACTCGGGCTGATCTTCCCGCCAACGGTGACGCGACGGGCGGACTGACGGGCGGGGTGGCCCACGTCGCCTACCACCTGGGGGCGATTCGGCAGATGGTGAAGGCGGTGGAGGGCGCGGCATGA
- the rplI gene encoding 50S ribosomal protein L9 has translation MQVILLEPGRLGQTGDVVTVKPGYARNFLIPRGMATPANAANMKTLEAQLRARKKQQEREKAQAEDLASRLNGVAVELSVRAGEGKIYGAVTHADVAGALDRLGFDVDRRRIEMPKTVKEIGEYDIAYRAHPEVTIPMKLVVHAQK, from the coding sequence ATGCAAGTGATCCTTCTTGAACCCGGTCGCCTGGGCCAGACCGGCGACGTGGTAACCGTCAAGCCCGGCTACGCCCGCAACTTCCTGATTCCGCGCGGCATGGCGACCCCCGCCAACGCCGCCAACATGAAGACCCTGGAGGCCCAGCTCCGCGCCCGCAAGAAGCAGCAGGAGCGGGAGAAGGCCCAGGCCGAGGACCTCGCCAGCCGCCTGAACGGCGTGGCCGTGGAACTCAGCGTCCGCGCGGGCGAGGGCAAGATTTACGGCGCCGTGACCCACGCCGACGTGGCGGGCGCGCTTGACCGCCTCGGCTTCGACGTGGACCGCCGCCGAATCGAGATGCCGAAGACCGTCAAGGAAATCGGCGAGTACGACATCGCCTACCGCGCGCATCCGGAAGTCACCATTCCGATGAAGCTCGTGGTTCACGCGCAGAAGTAA
- a CDS encoding histidine phosphatase family protein, which yields MRRAFAALLLLFPPSALAQSGSVPEGLTPALLAQLRAGGLVLYFRHFDTEGADAPRVDLRDCATQRNLSEQGRANAREVGQLLRELRVPVGTVLSGEYCRNRNSATLLAGRVTPTPALNNPYFRTGTEADRQRVIANLRALLRTPPRAGTNTVIVTHEQNLRLTTGWMLAEGEAAVLKPAADGSFTVLARIRPEDWKAALKLGR from the coding sequence ATGCGTCGCGCTTTTGCCGCCCTGCTCCTGCTCTTCCCGCCATCCGCCCTCGCGCAGTCGGGCTCCGTTCCAGAGGGCCTGACGCCCGCCCTGCTCGCCCAGCTCCGGGCGGGAGGGCTGGTGCTGTACTTCCGCCACTTCGATACGGAGGGGGCCGACGCCCCCCGGGTGGACCTGCGCGACTGCGCCACCCAGCGGAACCTGAGCGAACAGGGCCGCGCGAACGCCCGCGAGGTCGGGCAACTTCTGCGGGAGCTGCGTGTCCCCGTCGGCACCGTGCTGAGCGGCGAGTATTGCCGCAACCGGAACAGCGCCACGCTGCTTGCCGGACGGGTGACGCCCACCCCCGCCCTGAACAACCCCTACTTCCGCACGGGAACGGAGGCGGACCGGCAGCGGGTGATCGCCAACCTTCGCGCCCTGCTCAGGACGCCACCCCGCGCGGGCACGAACACGGTCATTGTCACGCACGAGCAGAACCTGCGCCTGACGACGGGCTGGATGCTGGCGGAGGGGGAGGCGGCGGTGTTGAAACCCGCTGCGGACGGCAGCTTTACCGTCCTGGCAAGGATCAGGCCGGAGGACTGGAAGGCGGCGCTGAAGCTCGGACGCTGA